One genomic segment of Natrialbaceae archaeon AArc-T1-2 includes these proteins:
- a CDS encoding alpha/beta fold hydrolase, whose amino-acid sequence METISHLGRTTAYAEADRGGDRPSLLFVHGSGASNAVWKSQHRLADRFPVAALDLSGHGESDDIDASPGYTTLDAYADDVLAVAEETDAQVLVGNSLGGAVVMHLLLERGYAPDAVVLTGTGARLGVLEDLLQWLESDFERALAFLHEDGRLFHDPDPQIRELSIERMRETGQDVTHRDFLTCHRFDIRDRLGAIDVPVLAIYGEHDRLTPPWYHEFIVENVADGTLVEVDDAAHLAMLERPDAFNDAVATFLDSRV is encoded by the coding sequence ATGGAAACGATTTCTCACCTCGGGCGGACGACCGCCTACGCCGAGGCCGATCGCGGGGGCGACAGACCCTCACTGCTTTTCGTACACGGCAGCGGGGCCAGCAACGCCGTCTGGAAATCCCAGCACCGACTGGCCGATCGGTTTCCCGTCGCTGCCCTCGATCTGAGTGGCCACGGCGAATCCGACGACATCGACGCGAGCCCGGGATACACGACGCTCGATGCCTACGCCGACGACGTCCTCGCAGTCGCCGAGGAAACCGACGCCCAGGTACTTGTGGGCAACTCGCTTGGCGGGGCCGTCGTCATGCATCTGTTACTCGAGCGCGGATACGCTCCCGACGCCGTCGTTCTGACCGGCACCGGCGCACGACTCGGCGTCCTCGAGGATCTTCTCCAGTGGCTCGAGTCGGACTTCGAGCGTGCACTCGCGTTTCTCCACGAAGATGGTCGGCTCTTTCACGATCCGGACCCACAGATTCGAGAGCTGTCGATCGAGCGGATGCGCGAGACCGGTCAGGACGTCACCCATCGGGACTTCCTAACCTGTCACCGGTTCGACATACGCGATCGTCTCGGAGCGATCGACGTCCCCGTCCTCGCGATTTACGGCGAGCACGACCGGCTCACCCCGCCGTGGTACCACGAGTTCATCGTCGAGAACGTCGCGGACGGCACTCTCGTCGAGGTCGACGACGCCGCCCACCTCGCGATGCTCGAACGGCCCGACGCGTTCAACGACGCCGTCGCGACGTTTCTCGACTCACGCGTCTAA
- the panB gene encoding 3-methyl-2-oxobutanoate hydroxymethyltransferase, which produces MVTVRDLQAKTGDEPITMLTAYDAPTAEIVDEAGVDVILVGDSVGNTTLGHETTLPVTVADMERHTAAVVRATDEAMVVADMPFLSYGADEKESIHNAGRMLTEAGAAAVKLESGPHTVSLTERMVQLGIPVMAHLGLTPQHVNQYGGYPRQGTDQEAAERILELARAHEDAGAFSLVLEHVPANLAAEVTDALEIPTIGIGAGPDCDGQVLVFNDAVGLSEWSPSFSKQFGDVRGEMKQAVDDYVDAVESETFPADEHSHEEGNLEDLY; this is translated from the coding sequence ATGGTAACGGTGCGGGACCTGCAGGCGAAAACGGGCGACGAACCGATCACGATGCTGACGGCCTACGACGCGCCGACGGCCGAGATCGTCGACGAGGCGGGCGTCGACGTCATTCTCGTCGGCGACAGCGTCGGCAACACGACGCTCGGTCACGAGACGACCCTGCCCGTTACGGTCGCGGACATGGAACGACACACCGCAGCCGTCGTCCGGGCGACCGACGAGGCGATGGTCGTCGCGGACATGCCCTTTCTCTCCTACGGTGCCGACGAAAAAGAGAGCATCCACAACGCCGGCCGAATGCTCACGGAGGCAGGTGCAGCGGCCGTCAAACTCGAGAGCGGCCCCCACACTGTTTCCCTCACCGAACGGATGGTCCAGCTTGGCATTCCGGTGATGGCTCACCTCGGGCTGACCCCCCAGCACGTCAACCAGTACGGCGGCTACCCCCGCCAGGGGACCGACCAGGAAGCCGCCGAGCGCATCCTCGAGCTCGCCCGGGCTCACGAGGACGCCGGCGCGTTCTCGCTCGTCTTAGAGCACGTCCCCGCGAACCTCGCAGCGGAGGTGACCGATGCGCTCGAGATCCCGACGATCGGCATCGGGGCGGGTCCTGACTGCGACGGACAGGTGCTCGTTTTCAACGACGCGGTCGGACTCAGCGAGTGGTCGCCGTCGTTCTCGAAGCAGTTCGGCGACGTTCGCGGCGAGATGAAACAAGCCGTCGACGACTACGTCGACGCCGTCGAGAGCGAGACGTTCCCGGCAGACGAACACAGTCACGAGGAAGGCAACCTCGAGGATCTCTATTAG
- a CDS encoding DUF5822 domain-containing protein, translated as MPEPVETTTPEGVDYGWVMQTTFVVTILVGAPIVALASTAVDLPTWGARAEFAVRVGAVVWLLTALSVFAYAKRNQDQDQR; from the coding sequence GTGCCAGAACCCGTCGAGACGACGACGCCCGAGGGCGTCGACTACGGCTGGGTGATGCAGACGACGTTTGTCGTCACCATCCTCGTCGGCGCACCGATCGTCGCGCTCGCCTCTACGGCCGTCGACCTCCCGACCTGGGGTGCTCGCGCCGAGTTCGCGGTCCGGGTCGGCGCTGTCGTTTGGCTGTTGACGGCGCTTTCCGTGTTCGCGTACGCGAAACGGAATCAGGATCAGGACCAGCGGTAG
- the gyrB gene encoding DNA topoisomerase (ATP-hydrolyzing) subunit B, producing the protein MSQDSEYGAGQIQVLEGLEAVRKRPAMYIGSTDSRGLHHLVYEVVDNSIDEALAGYCDTITVTIGEDGTVTVADDGRGIPVDVHEEYDRPALEVILTVLHAGGKFDSKSYQVSGGLHGVGVSVVNALSARLEVEVRRNGDVFAHEFVRGEPQGDMERVREMDPDEETGTEITFRPDPEIFETDEFAFSTLSNRLRELAFLNSGVEITLRDERVEDDPREEVYEYEGGIREFVEYLNETRAAMHEEVIYFEDEESAERGSTDGPSGDESRGDVHVEVAMQATEELQGSIHAFANNINTREGGTHLTGFKTALTRVVNDYANENNLLSDLDENLKGEDIREGLTAVISVKHPDPQFEGQTKTKLGNSEVRGITESTVHEGLGTYFEEHPDTAEAIVAKAVEAAKARMAAKKAEELTRRKSALESTSLPGKLADCQTRDPSEAELFIAEGDSAGGSAKQARNPEFQAVLPIRGKVLNVEKHRLDRILENDQIRNIITAIGAGIGDEFDVEDVRYEKIILATDADVDGAHIRTLLLTFFYRHMRPLLENGYVYATQPPLYRIRYRGETYDAMTDEERDEIVDEECDGSPSQVQRFKGLGEMNPEQLWETTMNPDNRILKQITIEDAAAADKMFSVLMGDAVEPRKQFIKENAPEAEWIDI; encoded by the coding sequence ATGTCCCAGGACAGCGAGTACGGCGCCGGACAGATCCAGGTTCTGGAAGGCCTGGAGGCCGTGCGGAAACGGCCGGCGATGTACATCGGCTCGACGGATTCGCGAGGTCTCCATCACCTCGTCTACGAAGTGGTAGACAACTCGATCGACGAGGCACTGGCAGGCTACTGTGATACGATCACCGTCACGATCGGGGAGGACGGAACGGTCACCGTCGCCGACGACGGGCGTGGCATTCCGGTCGACGTCCACGAGGAGTACGATCGGCCCGCCCTCGAGGTCATCCTGACGGTGCTTCACGCCGGCGGGAAGTTCGATAGCAAGTCCTACCAGGTCTCCGGCGGCCTCCACGGCGTCGGCGTCAGCGTCGTCAACGCCCTCTCTGCACGTCTCGAGGTCGAGGTCAGACGCAACGGCGACGTCTTCGCCCACGAATTCGTCCGGGGCGAGCCACAGGGAGATATGGAACGGGTCCGCGAGATGGATCCCGACGAGGAGACGGGCACCGAGATCACGTTTCGCCCGGATCCGGAGATCTTCGAGACCGACGAGTTCGCGTTCTCGACGCTCTCGAACCGCCTTCGTGAACTCGCCTTTCTCAACTCGGGCGTCGAGATCACCCTGCGTGACGAACGCGTTGAGGACGACCCTCGTGAAGAGGTCTACGAGTACGAAGGCGGCATTCGGGAGTTCGTCGAGTACCTGAACGAAACGCGGGCGGCGATGCACGAGGAGGTCATCTACTTCGAGGACGAAGAGAGTGCAGAACGAGGCTCCACGGACGGACCGAGCGGCGACGAGTCGCGAGGCGACGTCCACGTCGAGGTGGCGATGCAGGCCACCGAAGAGCTCCAGGGCTCGATTCACGCCTTCGCGAACAACATCAACACCCGCGAGGGCGGCACCCACCTCACCGGGTTCAAGACGGCGCTGACCCGCGTCGTCAACGACTACGCGAACGAGAACAATCTCCTCTCGGACCTGGACGAGAACCTCAAAGGCGAGGACATCCGCGAGGGACTGACCGCGGTGATCTCGGTCAAACACCCCGACCCGCAGTTCGAAGGACAGACGAAGACCAAACTCGGAAACAGCGAGGTTCGAGGAATCACCGAGAGTACGGTCCACGAGGGACTCGGCACGTACTTCGAGGAACACCCCGACACCGCCGAGGCGATCGTCGCGAAAGCTGTCGAGGCGGCGAAAGCTCGCATGGCGGCGAAGAAGGCCGAAGAACTGACGCGACGAAAGTCCGCACTCGAGTCGACCTCCCTGCCCGGCAAACTCGCGGACTGTCAGACACGCGATCCAAGCGAAGCCGAGCTGTTCATCGCCGAGGGTGACTCCGCAGGCGGCAGCGCGAAACAGGCCCGGAATCCGGAGTTCCAGGCCGTGCTTCCCATCAGAGGAAAGGTTCTCAACGTCGAGAAACACCGGCTGGACCGCATCTTAGAGAACGACCAGATTCGCAACATCATCACGGCCATCGGTGCCGGGATCGGCGACGAGTTCGACGTCGAGGACGTCCGCTACGAGAAGATCATTCTGGCGACCGACGCCGACGTCGACGGCGCACACATCCGGACGCTGTTGCTCACGTTCTTCTATCGGCACATGCGTCCGCTGCTCGAGAACGGCTACGTCTATGCGACCCAGCCGCCCCTGTATCGCATCCGGTATCGCGGTGAGACCTACGACGCGATGACTGACGAGGAACGAGACGAGATCGTCGACGAAGAATGCGACGGCTCCCCATCGCAGGTCCAGCGGTTCAAGGGACTCGGCGAGATGAACCCCGAACAGCTCTGGGAGACGACGATGAACCCCGACAACCGCATCCTGAAACAGATCACGATCGAGGACGCCGCGGCGGCGGACAAGATGTTCTCGGTGCTGATGGGCGACGCCGTCGAACCGCGAAAGCAGTTTATCAAAGAGAACGCTCCGGAAGCGGAGTGGATCGACATCTGA
- the gyrA gene encoding DNA gyrase subunit A produces the protein MSSDVPDPTDVEARAVENVRIEDEMEQSYIDYAMSVIAGRALPRVEDGLKPVHRRILYAMGEMGVTSGSSHRKSSSIVGETMGDYHPHGDQAIYDTLVRMAQDFSMRHPLVDGQGNFGSMDGDPPAAQRYTEARMAPIAEELLEDIEKDTVDFSANYDDRLQEPDVLPAAFPNLLVNGSSGIAVGMSTNIPPHNLGEVIDATIELIDDPDATVEDLMDHVTGPDFPTGANIVGRDAIYNAYKTGRGRIRVRAEYELEEWKNGRERIVVTELPFQANKARLVERIAEDVTEGDLEGISDLRDESDRDGVRIVIELKRGANADVVENKLLESRLERTFGVITLALVDGQPQVLSLKETLEEYVAHRREVVRRRSEYELAEAEDRAHILEGRLKAVENAEDVVELIRDSETRSDAKTALRDVYGFSADQADHIVRMQLGSLTSMEAAEIEAEYDDVQAEIERLTEILESEQELLEVIKAELREVKAEYADERRTSILEDEGTVTHEDLIPEEDVVVVMTEDDYVKRMPASQFDPQGRGGKGIIGADVKSGDRVTSVFRANTHDYLLCFTNQGTVYQLKTYEIPEMSRTARGKSAVNLLDLEDDEEITAIVDTDAVDAEEYVTMVTQDGYVKRTAGEEFENILSTGIIAASLGDDDELVDVEVTDGSQDLVIATEGGMTIRFDESEVRAMGRNARGVNGIKLEDGDAVAGLVATEEGDGRALLTVTRNGYGKRTPLSAYSSQSRYGKGLIDIKTDGRNGPVTDVKAVTVGDHLVIMSEEGQIMRTRADEISSVGRNTMGVTVMDVADGDAVASVDVLPAGDD, from the coding sequence ATGAGCTCAGACGTACCCGATCCGACCGACGTCGAGGCACGAGCAGTAGAGAACGTCCGCATCGAGGACGAGATGGAACAGAGCTACATCGACTACGCGATGAGCGTCATCGCAGGTCGTGCGCTCCCGCGGGTCGAAGACGGTCTGAAGCCGGTTCACCGGCGCATCCTCTATGCGATGGGCGAGATGGGCGTCACGAGCGGTTCCTCCCACCGGAAGTCCTCGTCGATCGTCGGCGAGACGATGGGTGATTACCACCCACACGGCGATCAGGCGATTTACGACACGCTCGTCCGGATGGCTCAGGACTTCTCGATGCGTCACCCGCTCGTCGACGGCCAGGGCAACTTCGGTTCGATGGACGGCGACCCGCCCGCGGCCCAGCGATACACCGAGGCCCGGATGGCACCGATCGCCGAAGAACTGCTCGAGGACATCGAGAAAGATACCGTCGACTTCTCTGCGAACTACGACGACCGGCTGCAAGAACCCGACGTGCTCCCTGCGGCCTTCCCGAACCTGCTCGTCAACGGCTCCTCGGGGATCGCCGTCGGGATGTCGACGAACATCCCGCCGCACAACCTCGGAGAGGTGATCGACGCGACGATCGAACTCATCGACGACCCCGACGCGACCGTCGAAGACCTGATGGACCACGTCACGGGTCCGGACTTCCCGACGGGCGCGAACATCGTCGGTCGGGACGCCATCTACAACGCCTACAAGACTGGCCGCGGCCGTATCCGGGTCAGAGCCGAGTACGAACTCGAGGAGTGGAAAAACGGTCGGGAACGCATCGTCGTCACCGAACTTCCGTTCCAGGCCAACAAGGCCCGGCTGGTCGAACGCATCGCCGAGGACGTTACCGAGGGCGACCTCGAGGGCATCTCCGACCTGCGCGACGAGTCCGACCGCGACGGCGTCCGTATCGTCATCGAACTCAAACGCGGCGCGAACGCCGATGTCGTCGAGAACAAGCTCTTAGAGAGTCGCCTCGAGCGGACGTTCGGGGTCATCACCCTCGCGCTGGTCGACGGCCAGCCTCAGGTCCTCTCGCTGAAGGAAACGCTCGAGGAGTACGTCGCTCACCGCCGAGAGGTCGTTCGCCGACGAAGCGAGTACGAACTCGCCGAGGCCGAAGACCGCGCACACATCCTCGAGGGGCGGCTCAAAGCCGTCGAGAACGCCGAAGATGTCGTCGAGCTGATTCGCGATAGCGAGACCAGATCCGACGCGAAGACGGCCCTGCGGGACGTATACGGATTCTCGGCCGATCAGGCGGATCACATCGTCCGGATGCAACTCGGCAGTCTCACCTCGATGGAGGCCGCCGAGATCGAAGCCGAGTACGACGACGTCCAGGCGGAGATCGAACGCCTGACCGAGATCTTAGAGAGCGAACAGGAGCTACTCGAGGTGATCAAAGCCGAACTCCGCGAGGTCAAAGCCGAGTACGCCGACGAACGGCGAACCTCGATCCTCGAAGACGAGGGGACGGTGACTCACGAGGACCTCATTCCCGAGGAGGATGTCGTCGTCGTCATGACCGAAGACGACTACGTCAAACGGATGCCTGCTTCGCAGTTCGATCCGCAGGGTCGAGGCGGCAAGGGTATCATCGGCGCGGACGTCAAATCGGGCGATCGCGTGACGAGCGTCTTCCGGGCGAACACCCACGACTACCTGTTGTGTTTCACCAACCAGGGTACCGTCTACCAGCTCAAGACCTACGAGATCCCCGAGATGAGCCGCACCGCTCGTGGGAAGTCCGCGGTCAACCTGCTCGACCTCGAGGATGACGAGGAGATCACGGCCATCGTCGACACCGACGCCGTAGACGCCGAGGAGTACGTGACGATGGTCACACAGGATGGCTACGTCAAACGGACGGCCGGCGAGGAGTTCGAGAATATTCTCTCGACGGGGATCATCGCCGCCAGTCTCGGAGACGACGACGAACTCGTCGACGTCGAGGTCACCGACGGCTCACAGGATCTCGTGATCGCGACGGAAGGCGGGATGACGATCCGCTTCGACGAGTCCGAGGTCCGGGCGATGGGTCGCAACGCACGCGGGGTCAACGGTATCAAACTCGAAGACGGCGACGCCGTCGCCGGACTGGTCGCGACCGAGGAAGGCGACGGCCGGGCCTTGCTTACGGTGACCCGAAACGGCTACGGCAAACGGACGCCACTGTCGGCCTACAGCAGTCAGTCCCGGTACGGCAAGGGGCTGATCGACATCAAAACAGACGGCCGAAACGGTCCGGTGACCGACGTCAAAGCCGTCACGGTCGGAGACCACCTCGTGATAATGTCCGAAGAGGGTCAGATCATGCGAACTCGAGCGGACGAGATCTCGAGCGTGGGCCGAAACACGATGGGCGTGACAGTGATGGACGTCGCAGACGGCGATGCGGTTGCAAGCGTCGACGTGTTGCCAGCCGGGGACGACTGA
- a CDS encoding Rrf2 family transcriptional regulator, producing MSSIELTPSQKKILRALTNLHKESEDAIKGEDIAEQVDRNPGTIRNQMQSLKALQLVEGVPGPKGGYKPTAAAYEALEIQRMDDPASVPLEHEGEPVQDVIVEEIDLSSVHHPELCRAEVHIQGSTSDISEGDDVVVGPTPLSKLVIEGTVDGKDDTNNVLILRIDDMVAPAEEATH from the coding sequence ATGTCTTCGATCGAACTCACCCCGAGCCAGAAGAAAATCCTGCGCGCACTCACGAACCTGCACAAAGAGTCCGAGGACGCGATCAAAGGCGAAGACATCGCCGAACAGGTCGATCGTAACCCGGGGACGATCCGCAACCAGATGCAGAGTCTCAAGGCCCTCCAGCTCGTCGAGGGTGTACCTGGCCCGAAAGGCGGCTACAAACCCACGGCAGCAGCCTACGAGGCTCTCGAGATCCAGCGGATGGACGACCCCGCCTCGGTACCCCTTGAACACGAGGGCGAGCCGGTACAAGACGTTATCGTCGAAGAGATCGACCTCTCGAGCGTTCACCACCCCGAGCTCTGTCGTGCTGAGGTTCACATTCAGGGGTCGACGAGCGACATCAGCGAGGGCGACGACGTCGTCGTCGGTCCCACGCCGCTTTCGAAACTCGTCATCGAGGGAACCGTCGACGGAAAGGACGACACGAACAACGTGTTGATCCTGCGGATCGACGACATGGTCGCTCCCGCAGAGGAAGCCACTCACTAG
- a CDS encoding ZIP family metal transporter: protein MTSRSLYELPRWMLAIGPVVILLAVFGVLYLTSPFGDLASVEDASMLEIVWMLTVIGAIAGIVPVAIGMLWFPFIRELDTRYLHAFLALAAGVLAFIAVEMTEDMIFDYGVEVEHTMMAVAAAALGIGGTFAVMYAVSRWRQRTMASAEKSGLEIAYLVALALGLHSIGEGLGIGVAYIQGDATLLTLLVLAFVMHNVMEGPTVVAAVARERTTPPLRHFAAMGVIAGGPVILGGWIGSFAQSNLLAVLFFAIAIGAILQVLIEVAELIRFDAEAALTRTTTATFALGFVLMFLLEDVFTDVVLEGLLIG, encoded by the coding sequence ATGACGAGTCGGTCCCTGTACGAACTCCCCCGCTGGATGCTCGCGATCGGTCCCGTCGTGATCTTGCTCGCGGTCTTCGGCGTGCTCTATCTGACCTCGCCGTTTGGCGATCTGGCGTCGGTCGAAGACGCGAGCATGCTCGAGATCGTCTGGATGCTGACGGTCATCGGTGCGATCGCAGGTATCGTTCCGGTCGCGATCGGGATGCTCTGGTTTCCGTTCATCCGGGAACTCGACACCCGCTACCTGCACGCGTTTCTCGCGTTAGCGGCGGGTGTGCTCGCGTTTATCGCCGTCGAGATGACCGAGGACATGATCTTCGACTATGGCGTCGAGGTCGAACACACGATGATGGCCGTCGCGGCGGCGGCTCTCGGCATCGGCGGCACGTTCGCCGTCATGTACGCCGTGAGCAGGTGGCGACAGCGAACCATGGCGTCGGCGGAAAAAAGCGGCCTCGAGATCGCCTACCTCGTCGCCCTCGCGCTCGGGCTACACAGCATCGGCGAGGGGCTCGGAATCGGCGTCGCGTACATCCAGGGAGACGCGACGTTGCTCACGTTGCTCGTCCTGGCGTTCGTGATGCACAACGTCATGGAAGGGCCGACCGTCGTCGCCGCAGTCGCTCGCGAACGGACGACGCCGCCGCTTCGTCACTTCGCCGCGATGGGGGTCATCGCCGGTGGTCCCGTCATCCTCGGCGGCTGGATCGGCAGCTTCGCCCAGTCGAACCTGCTCGCGGTGTTGTTCTTCGCGATCGCGATCGGTGCCATCCTGCAGGTGCTCATCGAGGTCGCAGAACTCATCCGGTTCGACGCCGAGGCCGCCCTCACCCGGACGACCACCGCGACGTTCGCCCTCGGTTTCGTTCTCATGTTCCTGCTCGAGGACGTCTTTACGGACGTCGTTCTCGAGGGACTGCTGATCGGCTGA
- a CDS encoding metal-dependent transcriptional regulator, with product MMLSDVMEDYLKTIYRLQQDSDNRIKTSEIAEELAVTSPTVTSMLEKLEERGLVDREKYRGVTLTDEGETVALEVVRHHRLLESYLTEHLDYDWSEVHEEADRLEHHISEDFEERVAAALDDPDVDPHGSPIPGADLEPPERSAGESITQFSEGDVVLVEEVADHDPDVLSYLADHGVEPDVELEIVEVAPFGMVTARPTSTDDTVSLPEGVAHHVRVARPAEAES from the coding sequence ATGATGCTGAGCGACGTGATGGAAGACTACCTCAAGACCATCTACCGGCTCCAGCAGGACTCGGACAACCGGATCAAGACGTCCGAGATCGCCGAGGAGCTCGCGGTCACGTCGCCGACCGTCACCAGCATGCTCGAGAAGCTCGAGGAACGGGGGCTCGTCGACCGCGAGAAGTACCGTGGCGTGACGCTGACCGACGAGGGCGAGACGGTCGCACTCGAGGTAGTGCGTCACCACCGGCTGCTCGAGTCCTACCTCACCGAGCACCTCGATTACGACTGGTCGGAGGTCCACGAGGAGGCAGACCGGCTCGAACACCACATCAGCGAGGATTTCGAGGAACGGGTCGCCGCGGCACTCGACGATCCCGACGTCGACCCACACGGCTCGCCGATCCCGGGGGCCGACCTCGAGCCGCCGGAGCGGTCGGCGGGCGAGTCGATCACGCAGTTTTCGGAGGGTGACGTCGTCCTCGTCGAGGAAGTCGCCGACCACGATCCCGACGTGCTCTCGTATCTCGCCGACCACGGCGTCGAGCCCGACGTCGAACTCGAGATCGTCGAGGTCGCACCGTTTGGCATGGTGACGGCACGGCCAACGAGCACGGACGACACGGTCTCGCTCCCCGAAGGCGTCGCCCATCACGTCCGCGTCGCGCGACCGGCTGAAGCCGAATCGTAG
- a CDS encoding universal stress protein: MYDVILVPTDGSEYAESAAETALGLAEAHDAAVHVVCVADTGPVGGLRLPGDAESAEDAIRERAREYVSRVADRGEARGLEVTTAVPSGPPGETILEYADDVSADLIVMGTRGRGGLQRMALGSVTDHVVRFGDVQVLVDSGTD, translated from the coding sequence GTGTACGACGTCATCCTCGTTCCCACCGACGGTAGCGAGTACGCCGAGTCGGCAGCCGAGACCGCCCTCGGACTCGCCGAGGCTCACGACGCGGCCGTCCACGTCGTCTGCGTCGCCGACACCGGACCCGTCGGCGGGCTCCGACTCCCGGGCGACGCCGAAAGCGCCGAAGACGCGATCCGCGAACGCGCCCGCGAGTACGTCTCGCGGGTCGCCGACCGCGGCGAGGCCCGCGGCCTCGAGGTGACGACGGCAGTGCCGTCGGGACCGCCGGGCGAGACGATCCTCGAGTACGCCGACGACGTGTCCGCGGACCTGATCGTCATGGGCACGCGCGGCCGAGGCGGCCTCCAGCGGATGGCACTCGGGAGCGTCACCGACCACGTGGTTCGCTTCGGCGACGTGCAGGTGCTCGTCGACAGCGGGACGGATTAA
- a CDS encoding cytochrome P450 has translation MRRDVDPDGMPPGPDGLPVLGTHPSFLRDPYGFMTRMAREYGDVVAWEDPGGPVYQLNHPEYIEQVLVGNNENYLKGENFQTILRPMTGNGILNSEGAIWRRNRHLIQPAFGPDRIEEYASMMTDVTTETLEDWTDGETRPFHEDMMTVTLRIVARALFGVEIDDHVDTIGSALEEFMRATERLSHLVLPPGVPTLSRVRIRRARTRIDDVVDGLIASRSDGSDDDVISTLLEATTDDGRGLTREEVRDEVVTLLLAGHETTALALSFAAYLLAQHPHVETRLVAELEDVLDGDPPTMADVPELSYTERVLKETMRLYPPVPGVVREPAKPDVVGGYEIPAGATIRMHQWVVHRDSRWYDDPLAFQPERWTDELERELPKLAYFPFSAGPRRCIGDRFAMLEATLVLATIYDQYHLELVPGTDLDLRAVITARPKDEIRMTVHRRDGW, from the coding sequence ATGCGACGCGACGTCGACCCCGACGGAATGCCACCGGGGCCCGACGGCCTGCCGGTGCTCGGCACACACCCTTCGTTTCTCCGTGATCCGTACGGGTTCATGACCCGGATGGCTCGCGAGTACGGCGACGTCGTGGCCTGGGAGGACCCGGGCGGACCCGTCTACCAACTCAACCACCCGGAGTATATCGAACAGGTGCTCGTCGGGAACAACGAGAACTACCTCAAAGGCGAGAACTTCCAGACGATCCTGCGCCCGATGACGGGAAACGGCATTCTGAACAGCGAGGGGGCGATCTGGCGACGAAACCGTCACCTGATCCAGCCCGCGTTCGGCCCCGACCGGATCGAGGAGTACGCCTCGATGATGACCGACGTCACCACGGAGACGCTCGAGGACTGGACCGACGGCGAGACGCGGCCGTTTCACGAGGACATGATGACGGTGACGCTACGAATCGTCGCACGCGCCCTCTTCGGCGTCGAGATCGACGACCACGTCGACACGATCGGCTCGGCGCTCGAGGAATTCATGCGTGCGACCGAACGCCTCTCACACCTCGTCTTGCCGCCCGGAGTGCCGACTCTCTCACGAGTGCGAATTCGACGCGCTCGAACGCGGATCGACGACGTCGTCGACGGGCTGATCGCGTCCCGCTCGGATGGATCCGACGACGACGTCATCTCGACGCTGCTCGAGGCGACGACCGACGACGGTCGCGGGCTCACGCGCGAGGAGGTTCGCGACGAGGTGGTGACGCTGTTGCTCGCCGGACACGAGACGACCGCGCTGGCGCTTTCGTTTGCCGCCTACCTGCTGGCCCAGCATCCACACGTCGAGACCCGACTCGTCGCGGAGCTCGAGGACGTCCTCGACGGCGATCCCCCGACGATGGCCGACGTCCCAGAGCTGTCCTACACCGAGCGGGTCCTCAAAGAGACGATGCGGCTGTATCCGCCGGTTCCGGGCGTCGTCCGCGAGCCCGCAAAGCCCGACGTCGTCGGCGGCTACGAAATTCCGGCGGGTGCGACGATTCGGATGCACCAGTGGGTCGTCCACCGGGATTCGCGCTGGTACGACGACCCGCTTGCCTTCCAGCCGGAACGCTGGACCGACGAGCTGGAACGGGAGCTGCCGAAACTGGCGTACTTTCCGTTTTCGGCCGGGCCACGCCGGTGTATCGGCGACCGCTTTGCGATGCTCGAGGCGACGCTCGTGCTCGCGACGATCTACGACCAGTATCACCTCGAGCTCGTTCCCGGGACGGACCTCGACCTGCGGGCAGTAATAACGGCACGTCCGAAAGACGAGATCCGGATGACCGTCCACCGGCGAGACGGCTGGTAA